Sequence from the Candidatus Binataceae bacterium genome:
CGCTCCCCTATGCGCTAAACCAGGCGCGCAGCCGAACGACTTGGCAACAGCTTAGCCGTTACAGTATGACGGGCGGCTCCGCACCGCCAACTATGGGCGGGCAATGCTGTCCTACTCACTAAGTAGGTAGCGGTTTCTTCGACCACGAAGTGCTTTTCTTATTTATCCTAGTTTATATATAGAGCGGCTATTGTTTTACTTTTTCACAGGCTATATGGGATTAGTTGCCTCAGACTTTTCTCCCCTCGCCCGCTTCTTTGCGGCAGAGGGCAGCCAGCACGCCGCGCCGGTGAGAGCGCAACCTGAGTGCGGCATACTGGTCCGCCTTTAGGGTTAAAAGACCAAACTAGAAAAAATTTGGAATCAAAAATGCCAGTACTCCGTTGAGAGTCCCGCGGGTAAACACCTCGCCGTGGATCGGATCGATCGCTAGCCCAGTGATGGTCGTAATACCGGTGGAAGGGCCCCGGATGATCGCACGAGGCGGCACGTCGCCATGGTCGTTTTCATTCCAGATGGCAATGAAGCCCAGCGGACGCGGCGCGTACTCGGAGATCGGCCCCTTACAATCGGCAACTGGCGCGTAGCCTCCCGAATCGTAAGGCGGCCGGTAGTCGTTGCCGGTGATGGAAGCGAAAATTTTGCCACCGTGCACCTGCACGTGCCACAAACCGGTGATACCGGTGGTCGGACCGGCGATTATCGCGCGCGGGCTACTCTCGCCATCAGCCAAGCGATCGAAGACCAAGATCGCGCCCGGGGCATGCGCGCTACGCGCGGCCACGAACACCAAATTGCGCTCAGGGTCGACCGCCACGCCCGACACTCCGCGCATCCCGTCCTCGTGGTCGCGGATAGTCCGCAACGGCGCGACGTCGCCGTTTGCCATCAAAGGAAAGGCGGCCACGTAACCGCCGCCGAAGTCGGCATACCAGATCTCGTTATGCGCGCTGTCCACCGCCACCTGCCAGGGCGAATGAATTTTGGTCCGCGTGCCCTGAATCACGCGCACGGGCGGCACGTCACCGTTGCTGCCGCCGCGATAGGTTACAATCGAGCTGGCCAGCGGCTCGCTGGCGACGATCAAGTCATGAACCGGGTCGTAGTCAATTCCGTGGGCGACTCGAGTCAGCTTGGTATGCTGACCTTCGATCACGCTTGCCGGCAGTACGTTTCCACTTGCCTCACGGGCAAATGCCGCGATACGCGGATCGCTGATTCAATTAGTGGCCAGGATTTGATCACGCCGGCTGTCGTAGGCAATCGCCGACGGACCGCCAAAACCCGCCTCCGGAGTGCCCGCCGGCGCATTGCGAATCACCCGCAACGGAGCCGCATCGCCACCGGCGGCACGCGCGAACACTTCGGCGGTGTGGCCGTAGTTGGCCACCCAAATCTGGTCGCGCACGGGGTCGTAGGCCACTCCCATCGGATGGCTGATGAGCGTGCGCGGCCCGCCCAGCACGCGCAGCGGCGCGACGTTGCCGCTGGCAGTGCGCGCAAACACCAGGATCTGGTTGGCCGCCTGATTGGTTACAAACAGCTCGTTATGATTCGTATCGACCATCACCCCGGTGGGCCAGTTAAGCCGGGTCTTGCTGCCCTCGATCACCCGCAGCGGGGCCACGTCGCCCTTGCCATCGTCCTTGTAAACCGTAATTGAAGGGGGATAGTAATGGCCGCCGCCGGGATAATCCCGATCCCATTGTCCTTGCGACCAATTGCCGTAATTGGCCACCACAATCTCGCCGTTCTTCTCGTCCCAGAACAAGCCGTGCGGATCGGCCAGGCCGGTGTGCGGGCCGCGGATGGAGCGCAGCGGCGGGTCGGCGTTCTGCGCTCCGATCTTGAAAAACGCGATCTGAATGGAGTGCTCTATCGCCAGCGCGATTTGACCGTAACGCTGGCTGATTCCGATGCCGTAAGTGCCATGGGGAATCGCCAGCACGTGCGCCTTGTAATCGCCGTTGGCGGTATAGGGAAAATTGGCCAGATCGTCGCCCCAGTCGTTTTCGGTCACATAAAAGCGCTGGCGCACCGGATCCAGTGCCACCCCAGTAGCAAAGGAAAGCCAGGTCGCCGGCCCGCGCACCCACGCCTTGCGCGGCGTGATTCCCTTGGCTTGGGGCGCGGCGGCGACGTCGAGATCGTAAATCATGGCACTGCGCAAATTGGGGTCAGTCAGGATTGCCAGGCGGGCCTTGGGATCGATCGCAACCCCGTTAAAGGACGGGTAAGGATCGGCCAGGACACTGCACGGCTGCACGTCGCCGCCGGGAATCGTATTCAGGATCTTCAGGAATTGCGGCGACTCTTGCGGTGGAGAGCCTGCCGATCCGTGGGGGTCGTTACTACCCGCGGGGGCAGCATAGGCCACCGGGGCCAAAACTCCCCTGACCGCAAGCAATGCGGCCTGGAGCGGCCCCCCCGGTAGCCACAGGCCAGCTCCTCCGAACGCCACCGCGACCAGCAGGCTAGCAATTTTGGTTTGGCGGCCAGCAATTTTTCTCATTTTCGGATTTCCTCGGGACGCATCAGGGCTTTGATTATGTTTAAAGGAATTATGCACAAGACAAAATTGTTGGCACCTCGCTTACGCAGCAAAATGATCGGCCGCTATGGCAAGGACATTCTTTTCTCTCTCTTCCCCCCGCGTCGTGGGGAAAGGGGGTTGTGAAGGCCGGCACGGCGCAGCCTGCGGTCACCCCCATCTTCACCCTCCGCTATGACACATCATGGGGGAAGAAAGGGAGAAAGGCCATACAGGCGAGCCTTATTTCACGCAGGAGTTTGTTGCTAGCACGGCCGCCTTCGCTCATTGGGGAGAGCCGCGGCCAGGCGTTCCTGTAGCCTGTGCCAGCCATTGCAGGTAGGGTGCGGAGCCGCGCTCGATCGGCACGGCGATGACTTCCGCCACTTGGTAGGAATGCAAGGCCCGCACCCGCGTTTCGAGCGCTGTATACAGCTCGGGGCGAGTCTTGATCAAAAGCAAAAACTCGCCCTCGTCCGCAACCGTTCCCTCCCAGCGATAGATCGATCGGATCGGGCCTATCAGGTTGACACAGGCCGCCAAGCGCTCTTCCACCAGGGCATGGCCGATCGCGGCGGCATCAGCTTGGTCGGGCACGGTTACCAACACCAGCAAGGCCGGAACGCTCACGGCAACAAGCGGGCCGCACGCGCCAGCGCGCGACGCAACTGGACCGGCGTGCAGCGATATTTGAAGGCCTTGCGACCGTTGATCAAAAGCACTGGGACCTCCGTTCCATAAAGCTCCTCCAGCCCGGGTTCGGCGCCGACCTCCAGCCGCCTGAAGCGGTGCGGATAATGGCGTAACTCGCCCACCAGCATCCGCTCCATCTCTTCGCACAGGTGGCACTGATCGCGGCTTACCAAAGTCAGCTCGAGCATTGAGAGCTTGCCTCCCAGGTTCAACGCACAGTGTCAGGACGAATCAAATTAATGGGGATCGCTAGGGTCCTGATCAAGAGCTTGCTGATCGAGGTAATCGGGGCCGGGAGCACCCTAGGATTGGTCACCGGACCGGTGACGTGAAAATAGGCTGCCACGATTCCGCTCTGGCTGGCGGCCAGTCGCGCGCCAATCAGGGGAATCTTGCTGAACACGGTATCCAGGAGCTGAAAGGGGCGCATCCCGACCTGCATGTCGAGGGTGTTGTTGATCAGAGCCAGCTTACCTGCCGCGGTTATCTTCATCACCGGACCATCGAGCAGGAAGTCGTCGGTGGCGAACACGCCGGCGCTGCCCCTGAAGTTGGCGGTGATGCTCTGAAAGGGGACGCCGGCCACGCGCGGGTCGGGTACTCGGGCGTTCAGCCAAGCACTGATATCGACCAAGCTGAGCATGCGGGAGAGCAGGGTGAAGCGCTTTAACAGTCCATTGCGGACCTGCACCGAGAGATAGCCGGCGAGGGTTTGGAAGAAATCGTTGTCGGTATCGGCCGTCAGCGAACATTGCCCGTCCACGCTCCCCGTCAGGATGGCTTGGTGCCAGCCGCCCAAACTCTGGAGCGCGGCCGCCTGCACTCCAATCAGGCGCGCGCCGATATCGACCCAATCGTCGGAATGGCGCCCGCGCAGTTCCATCGTGATTCGGCCACCCAGAGCCTCGGCGCGCATGTTGGAAACCCGCCATTGGTTGTAGCCGCGGGTGAAATCGGCTTGCAAGTCCTTCATCTCCAGCCGACCCAAGGTGGCATTGCCGGCGATCAGATGAACCACGTAGCGGTTGTCGTCATTGCTGGGCGGGGTGGGCGGAGTCCACGGCATTCGAATCGCTTTGATGGCGCCGATGTCCAGCCGCTGCGCGGTCGCGTCGATGTGAAACTCGGGTTGCGCGAGGTCGGGCACTTTCACCCTGACGTCCAATGGCGCCCCCTCGAAGCGAGTGCCTAGCATCGTTAGAGTCAAGCCGCCCTGGGCCAGCGCGACCGAAGCGACATTGATTAGCACGATGGGCGAGCGCAAAAAGCCGAAGCTCACTTTGCCCGGGCCAATGGTCAGGGCGCCGGTCATGCTTAAGTGAGCGCTGGACGTCGCGCGATTTACGCTCACCCGCCCACCGACGGGACCACGCACCGCGACTACCTTGGGGCTGACGACGTGGGGCAGCCAGTCCTGGGCTTGGATCTGATGCAATTCCAGGCTCAAGTGCTCCAGTGCAAATTGCTGGTTCGCCCCAATTCGAGCCAACTCGGCATCGACGATCGCGTGACCGTTGCGCGCCGCCACGTCCATCCGTCGAACCACCAACCCTCGCGGTGACAGTCTCAGGCTTCCGCCGACAATCTCATAATGGGCGGGCTCGCGCCGGAGCTCCATGTTGACGGCGGAGGGACGTACCACGATCGCATAGCTGGCAGGTGAAAGTAACTTGAAGTCGCGCACTTGCCCGCGCACCTGGGCACTGCCGTCGGCACGGCCACCCAGGGCCTTGAGCGGATGCAGTTCGGCCAGCAATACTGGCGGGAGGTTATCGATTACCAGCGGAAACAGGCTGTCCAAATCCAACTTTGCGGCTAGCGCGCCGTGATAAGCTATTCGGCGCAGGCGGCGTGAAAGTTCAGCCTGCAGTACGATTTTACTGAACACGGACTGGCCCAGTTGGGCCTGGGCCTGGGTCAAGCTGACCACCCCATTGCGCAGGCTGAGCTGACCGTCCAAACGGTTGTCCGGCAGCGAGCGCAGAGTTTGCGACTTAAGCGAGACGCCGGCCAGACTTATCTCCAGGCGTGAATTGTGCACCCACTGCGCCGCCGTCCAAGTCTGTAATTGGCGCGGGCTGACGCTCACCGCCGCTTCATCCAATGTCAGAGT
This genomic interval carries:
- the cutA gene encoding divalent-cation tolerance protein CutA, with the protein product MSVPALLVLVTVPDQADAAAIGHALVEERLAACVNLIGPIRSIYRWEGTVADEGEFLLLIKTRPELYTALETRVRALHSYQVAEVIAVPIERGSAPYLQWLAQATGTPGRGSPQ
- a CDS encoding AsmA-like C-terminal domain-containing protein, which gives rise to MARLPRLALWSILFVLGASLVAGYVFRARLERLGNRKLAALIVARVAAQSGVQIIATATTTSYWGHLRVYFDHPLLVRGGRELCRLSQLTLVFSYHALLFNHGLPLLAIDLRAPWLSLSGTGEPPVARPDAHMVAQVRALLRELAGITRDVEVEGGQIELADGRPLAQDVRVSAQRPLLRVSPWHIDVSARLRPPDLLPLRAHLELQVDARPEHAASPLARGTLWLAQARLDGLAMGGVQLSGALQARSTLTIDGQGQLEGALNTQVAHLLVAGTRLRSPLSVQDAWLNTQFLATPDQIWIHALRIGVGTKPALASAQIRLAPQFADPTVSFNLSLAPVPLTSIGELAQRVNGLPSGVVRISQLPSAGTLTLDEAAVSVSPRQLQTWTAAQWVHNSRLEISLAGVSLKSQTLRSLPDNRLDGQLSLRNGVVSLTQAQAQLGQSVFSKIVLQAELSRRLRRIAYHGALAAKLDLDSLFPLVIDNLPPVLLAELHPLKALGGRADGSAQVRGQVRDFKLLSPASYAIVVRPSAVNMELRREPAHYEIVGGSLRLSPRGLVVRRMDVAARNGHAIVDAELARIGANQQFALEHLSLELHQIQAQDWLPHVVSPKVVAVRGPVGGRVSVNRATSSAHLSMTGALTIGPGKVSFGFLRSPIVLINVASVALAQGGLTLTMLGTRFEGAPLDVRVKVPDLAQPEFHIDATAQRLDIGAIKAIRMPWTPPTPPSNDDNRYVVHLIAGNATLGRLEMKDLQADFTRGYNQWRVSNMRAEALGGRITMELRGRHSDDWVDIGARLIGVQAAALQSLGGWHQAILTGSVDGQCSLTADTDNDFFQTLAGYLSVQVRNGLLKRFTLLSRMLSLVDISAWLNARVPDPRVAGVPFQSITANFRGSAGVFATDDFLLDGPVMKITAAGKLALINNTLDMQVGMRPFQLLDTVFSKIPLIGARLAASQSGIVAAYFHVTGPVTNPRVLPAPITSISKLLIRTLAIPINLIRPDTVR
- a CDS encoding glutaredoxin family protein, which encodes MLELTLVSRDQCHLCEEMERMLVGELRHYPHRFRRLEVGAEPGLEELYGTEVPVLLINGRKAFKYRCTPVQLRRALARAARLLP